A single genomic interval of Oncorhynchus tshawytscha isolate Ot180627B unplaced genomic scaffold, Otsh_v2.0 Un_contig_3911_pilon_pilon, whole genome shotgun sequence harbors:
- the LOC121844077 gene encoding stonustoxin subunit beta-like yields the protein LDLNTVNRLLSLSEENRKVTWRKEEQPYPDHPERFENCRQVLCREGLTGRCYWEVEWSGREAVIGVTYKGISRRGRSEDCCLGYNDKSWSLYCSDNRYRAWHNNNLTPIDVLPSSPHRVGVYLDWSAGILSFYRASSDTLTHLNTFTSTFTEPLYPGFRRWGDGDSVSLCQ from the coding sequence ctggacctaaacacagtaaacagactcctctctctgtctgaggagaacagaaaggtgacatgGAGGAAAGAGGAGcagccgtatcctgatcacccagagagatttgagaACTGTAgacaggtgctgtgtagagagggtctgactgggcgctgttactgggaggtagagtggagtgggagagaggctgttataggagtgacatataaaggaatcagcaggagaggaaggagtgaggaCTGTTGTCTTGGATACaatgacaagtcctggagtcTGTACTGCTCTGACAACCGTTACAGAGCCTGGCACAATAATAATCTCACTCCCATAGATGTCCTCCCCTCCAGCCcccacagagtaggagtgtatctggactggtCAGCTGGCATTCTGTCCTTCTatagagcctcctctgacacactgacccacctgaacacattcacctccacattcactgagcccctctatccagggtttagGCGTTGGGGTGATGGCGACTCAGTGTCACTCTGtcagtga